In Streptomyces sp. NBC_00878, a single window of DNA contains:
- a CDS encoding cystathionine gamma-synthase produces MSDRHISQHFETVAIHAGNTADPLTGAVVPPIYQVSTYKQDGVGGLRGGYEYSRSANPTRTALEENLAALEGGRRGLAFASGLAAEDCLLRTLLSPGDHVVIPNDAYGGTFRLFAKVVSRWGVEWSVADTSDPAAVRAAITPKTKAVWVETPSNPLLGITDIAALSQIAREAGAKLVVDNTFASPYLQQPLALGADIVVHSLTKYMGGHSDVVGGALVVADQELGEELAYHQNAMGAVAGPMDAWLVLRGIKTLAVRMDRHSENATQVAEMLTRHARVTRVLYPGLAEHPGHEIAAKQMKAFGGMVSFQVEGGEEAAVEVCNRAKVFTLGESLGGVESLIEHPGRMTHASVAGSLLEVPADLVRLSVGIENIDDLLQDLKQALG; encoded by the coding sequence ATGAGCGACAGGCACATCAGTCAGCACTTCGAAACCGTGGCGATCCACGCGGGCAACACCGCCGATCCCCTAACCGGCGCGGTCGTCCCGCCGATCTACCAGGTTTCGACCTACAAGCAGGACGGCGTCGGCGGTCTGCGCGGCGGCTACGAGTACAGCCGCAGCGCCAACCCCACCAGGACCGCCCTGGAGGAGAACCTCGCCGCCCTGGAGGGCGGCCGCCGCGGGCTCGCGTTCGCGTCCGGACTGGCGGCCGAGGACTGCCTGTTGCGTACGCTGCTCAGCCCGGGCGACCACGTGGTCATCCCCAATGACGCGTACGGCGGTACGTTCCGCCTCTTCGCGAAGGTCGTCTCCCGGTGGGGCGTGGAGTGGTCGGTCGCCGACACCAGCGACCCCGCGGCCGTACGGGCCGCCATCACCCCGAAGACGAAGGCCGTCTGGGTGGAGACCCCCTCCAACCCCCTCCTCGGGATCACCGACATCGCCGCGCTCTCGCAGATCGCGCGCGAGGCCGGCGCGAAGCTGGTCGTCGACAACACCTTCGCCAGCCCCTACCTCCAGCAGCCGCTCGCGCTCGGCGCGGACATCGTCGTGCACTCGCTGACCAAGTACATGGGCGGCCACTCGGACGTCGTCGGCGGCGCCCTCGTGGTCGCCGATCAGGAGCTCGGCGAGGAGCTCGCCTACCACCAGAACGCGATGGGCGCGGTCGCCGGGCCCATGGACGCCTGGCTGGTGCTGCGCGGCATCAAGACGCTCGCCGTCCGCATGGACCGGCACAGCGAGAACGCCACCCAGGTCGCGGAGATGCTGACCCGGCACGCGCGCGTGACGCGCGTTCTGTACCCGGGCCTTGCGGAGCACCCCGGTCACGAGATCGCCGCCAAGCAGATGAAGGCGTTCGGCGGCATGGTCTCCTTCCAGGTCGAGGGCGGCGAGGAGGCGGCCGTCGAGGTCTGCAACCGCGCCAAGGTGTTCACGCTGGGCGAGTCCCTGGGCGGTGTCGAGTCCCTGATCGAGCACCCGGGGCGCATGACACACGCGTCCGTGGCCGGGTCCCTCCTGGAGGTCCCCGCCGATCTCGTACGCC
- a CDS encoding condensation domain-containing protein — protein MTDIQRSEVRPGLLVEWTLDPAAAVETATGLPEDSRPPSYAQETHIRTVRSVREDGLFMPTWLGTAFDMPGGVDLLVLQDALRSWTLRHETLRSGFGWVGDELRRFTFDAEAVSLRREVVGDFPDAEGLAEHLQHRFDVAAHALSWPNFIYAAVVRDDCTTVYMAFDHGNVDSYSIQRIPAEIHELCMVGAEGRAVEETPIGSYVDFCEIERTDADQIDVTHEVVARWRGFIGRCDGKLPNFPVDLGLGPSGELPTQKLLHEMIVGADDAAAFEMSCRPFGGSMVGVLAATSLVVHKIGGEPVYRTVVPFHTRAKPEWRGSVGWYVGGVPIEIPTAQAPDFQSVLEIVRTELRANRPLARIPNARVLRLLGSDFHKTSPDMYSFVSFVDARGIPGSERWAELKAYGLVRVSYGDKVCAWFNRLHEGVYFACRYPDTDIARKNMRLYVEQMREVIVSVARNGLGAPL, from the coding sequence ATGACCGACATTCAGCGCTCCGAGGTCCGCCCCGGGCTCCTGGTCGAGTGGACGCTCGATCCGGCGGCGGCCGTCGAGACGGCGACGGGCCTGCCCGAGGACTCCCGGCCGCCGTCGTATGCCCAGGAGACGCACATCCGAACGGTTCGATCGGTGCGCGAAGACGGTCTGTTCATGCCGACCTGGCTCGGTACGGCATTCGACATGCCGGGCGGGGTCGATCTCCTCGTGCTGCAGGACGCACTGCGGAGCTGGACTCTCCGGCACGAGACCTTGCGCAGCGGTTTCGGCTGGGTCGGCGACGAACTGCGCCGGTTCACGTTCGACGCCGAGGCAGTGTCACTGCGCCGCGAGGTGGTCGGCGACTTCCCCGACGCGGAGGGACTAGCCGAGCATCTCCAGCACCGATTCGACGTAGCGGCCCACGCACTCAGCTGGCCGAACTTCATCTACGCGGCGGTCGTCCGGGACGACTGCACAACCGTGTACATGGCCTTCGACCACGGCAACGTCGACTCGTACTCCATTCAGCGCATCCCCGCCGAGATCCACGAGCTGTGCATGGTGGGCGCCGAGGGCCGCGCCGTGGAGGAGACGCCAATCGGCAGCTACGTCGACTTCTGCGAGATCGAACGCACGGACGCGGACCAGATCGACGTCACACACGAGGTCGTCGCACGCTGGCGGGGGTTCATAGGGCGGTGCGACGGGAAGCTGCCGAACTTTCCTGTCGATCTCGGCCTGGGTCCCAGCGGCGAACTGCCCACACAGAAGCTCCTGCACGAAATGATCGTGGGTGCCGACGACGCCGCCGCGTTCGAGATGTCCTGCCGGCCCTTCGGCGGGAGTATGGTCGGCGTCCTGGCCGCCACGAGCCTCGTTGTCCACAAGATCGGCGGGGAGCCCGTCTACCGGACGGTTGTGCCGTTCCATACGAGGGCGAAGCCCGAATGGCGGGGCTCCGTGGGCTGGTACGTCGGCGGCGTGCCGATCGAGATTCCCACTGCGCAGGCACCCGACTTCCAGAGCGTCCTGGAGATCGTGCGCACCGAACTACGCGCCAACAGACCGCTGGCCCGTATACCCAACGCCCGGGTACTGCGTCTGCTCGGCTCGGACTTCCACAAGACCTCGCCGGACATGTACTCGTTCGTCTCGTTCGTCGACGCCCGGGGCATCCCCGGATCCGAGCGGTGGGCCGAGTTGAAGGCGTACGGCCTGGTCAGGGTGTCCTACGGCGACAAGGTGTGCGCATGGTTCAACAGGCTGCATGAGGGCGTGTACTTTGCCTGCCGCTACCCCGACACCGACATCGCACGCAAGAACATGCGACTGTACGTCGAGCAGATGCGGGAAGTCATCGTCTCGGTGGCCCGCAACGGCCTGGGCGCGCCGCTCTGA
- the msrA gene encoding peptide-methionine (S)-S-oxide reductase MsrA, producing MAVQTQRAVLAGGCFWGMEDLIRRLPGVTATRVGYTGGDVPNATYRNHGTHAEAIEILFDPARTDFRAILEFFFQIHDPSTKNRQGNDIGLSYRSAIYYVDDEQKRIAEDTIADVDASGLWPGKVVTEVEPVGPFWEAEPEHQDYLQRYPDGYTCHFPRPGWRLPARAEG from the coding sequence ATGGCTGTGCAGACGCAGAGGGCCGTGCTGGCGGGGGGATGCTTCTGGGGCATGGAGGACCTGATCCGCCGACTCCCGGGCGTGACGGCGACCCGGGTCGGATACACCGGGGGTGACGTGCCGAACGCGACGTACCGGAACCATGGCACGCACGCGGAGGCCATTGAGATCCTTTTCGACCCCGCGAGGACGGATTTCCGCGCGATCCTGGAGTTCTTCTTCCAGATCCACGACCCGAGCACCAAGAACCGCCAGGGCAACGACATCGGCCTCAGCTACCGCTCGGCGATCTACTACGTGGACGACGAGCAGAAGCGAATCGCCGAGGACACGATCGCGGACGTGGACGCTTCCGGACTCTGGCCGGGCAAGGTCGTCACCGAGGTGGAGCCGGTCGGCCCCTTCTGGGAGGCCGAGCCCGAGCACCAGGACTACCTGCAGCGTTACCCGGACGGCTACACCTGCCACTTCCCGCGCCCGGGATGGCGGCTGCCCGCCCGCGCGGAGGGCTGA